Genomic window (Pseudomonas hydrolytica):
ACAGCCTGTTGCCGCAGGAGGTGCTGCAGCCGCTGCGCGGCCTGTTGCGCTGGTTGATCATGGGCAGTGCCTTCATGCTGGTGCTCGAGCGCCTGGGCGTCTCGGCAACGGTGTTGTGGACAGCCCTGACCGGGTTCACCGCCGTGGCCGCCGTGGCCTTCTTCGCCATCTGGAGCGTGCTGTCGAACATGTTCTGCGCGCTGCTGATCTTCACCATGGGGCCGTTTCGTATCGGTGATACGGTCGAGGTGATCGATAGCGCGGACAAGCCAGGGGTGAAGGGGCGGGTGATCGCCATCAACCTGTTCTACACCACCTTGCAGGATCTCGCCGAAGACGCTGCCGGTGCCCTGCTGCAGGTGCCCAACAGCCTGTTCTTCCAGAAATCCGTGCGCCGCTGGCGCTGAACGTCTGGCTCGGAGGCTGGCGCAGGAGTAGGCTGTGAAGCCGTTCTCCCGATTTCTGCTCCCCGAGGTACGCATCATGGCATTGGAAACCTGGCTCGCTTTCTTCGTCGCCTGCTGGGTGATCAGCCTGTCGCCCGGTGCCGGCGCCGTGGCGTCGATGTCCGCTGGCCTGCAATACGGCTTCTGGCGCGGTTACTGGAACGCCCTCGGCCTGCAGCTCGGCCTGGCCCTGCAGATCGCCATCGTCGCGGCGGGCGTGGGCGCCATCCTCGCCGCCTCGGCGCTGGCCTTCAGCCTGATCAAATGGTTCGGCGTCGCCTATCTGGTGTTTCTCGCCTACAAGCAGTGGGTCGCCCTTCCCAGCGATCTGGATGCCGGTGCCACCGAGCGCCCCAGCGGGCGGCCGCTGACCCTGGTGCTGCGCGGCTTTCTGGTCAATGCCAGCAACCCCAAGGCCATCGTCTTCATGCTCGCCGTGCTGCCGCAGTTCATCAATCCGCATGCGCCTTTGCTGGCGCAGTATCTGGTGATGGGCCTGACCATGATCGTGGTCGACCTGATCGTCATGGCCGGCTACACCGGCCTGGCTTCGCGGGTGCTGCGCGCGCTGCGCACGCCGCGGCAGCAGCGGGTGATGAACCGCAGTTTCGCCGCGCTGTTCGCCGCCGCTGCCGGTCTGCTGGCCACGGTCAAACGCGCCGCGGTCTGAGCCGCGGGTTCGGCAGCGGCGGCGATGTCGCCGCTGCCGCTCTGGCGATGCAGTCGCAACGCTCCGTTCGACTGATTGTTACCAGATATTTCAGATTCTCCTTGTGCGAATTCCTTAGCCACGCAACAATTTAATGCCACCCATTCTCGTTTGGGATGCATTGATGAGCCGCTTTCGTTTCGCCCTTTCCTGGCTGACGCTGCCCTTGCTGGCCATGCTCAGCTTTCTCGCCATCGGCGAGCCACTCGACGGCGCCGCACAGGCGCTGCATCTGATCGGCTACATCGGCGCCGATTACCCCGCCACCGTGGCGGGCGGCCAGGTCATCGACGCTGGCGAATATCAGGAACAGCTGGAGTTTCTCGACGTGCTGCAGGGCCTGGTCGTCGCCTTGCCGGCCCGCGCCGGACGCGACGAGCTGGAGCGGGGCGTGGTCGATCTGCGCCAGGCCATCGCTCAGCGCCAACCCGGTGAGGCGGTGGCCGGTGCCGCGCGTCAGCTCGGCGCACGTCTGGCCGAGCTCTATCAGGTAGCCCAGACCCCGATCCTGACACCGGACCCCGAACGCGGCGCGCCGCTGTATGCCCAGCACTGTTCGGTGTGCCACGGCGATACCGGCCTGGGCGACGGACCTGCCGGCATCGGTCTGGAACCGGCACCGGCCAATCTGCGTGATGCCGCGCGTCTGGATCGGCTGAGCCTCTACGATCTCTACAACACCCTCGGTCTGGGCATCGAAGGCACCGATATGCCGGCCTTCGCCGATCAGCTCGACGAGCGTCAGCGCTGGGATCTGGCTGCCTATATCGCCGGTTTCACCGCCGCATCGGCGCAGAGCCACACACGCTTCGCCATGAGCGAGCTGGCAGGGCGCACGCCCGCCGAAATTGCTGCCGCCGGTGGCGATGTCGCCGCGTTCCGCGCTCAGCGCGCGCATCCGCTACTGGAGCAGCGCGGCCCGCAGCAGCTGATCGGCTATACCCGTGACACCCTGGAGCGCAGCCTGCAGGCCTATCGCAACGGTGATCGCGAGCAGGCCTACGACCTCTCCGTCGGCGCCTATCTGGAAGGCTTCGAACTGGTCGAAAGCGCGCTGGACAACCTCGATGCGGTGCAGCGCAAGACCACCGAGCGCGCGCTGATGGCCTATCGGCAGGCGCTGCAGGATGGTGCCAGCGTCGCGCAGGCTGCCCAGGCCCTGGAGCAGGCCAAGGTGGAGCTGGAGAAGTCCGCTGCACTGCTGGCCGATGGCGCGATGGACGACAGCCTGAGCTTCTTCGCCAGCCTGCTGATTCTGCTGCGCGAGGGGCTCGAGGCGATTCTGGTGCTGGCGGCGATTCTCGCCTTCCTGCGCAATACCGGCCAGCAGCAGGCGGTACGCAGTGTGCACATTGGCTGGGGTCTGGCGCTGCTCGCCGGTGTCGCGACCTGGGCGGCGGCGGCCTACCTGATCGACATCAGCGGCGCCCAGCGCGAGCTGCTCGAAGGCGCCACTGCGCTGTTCGCCAGCGTGGTACTGCTGTGGGTCGGCGTATGGATGCATGATCGCCGTCACGCCGCGGCCTGGCAGGACTACATCAAGAGCAGCCTGGTCGGCGGTGGTGGTCGTTTCGGCTTCGCCGTGCTGGCGTTCTTCTCGGTGTACCGCGAGCTGTTCGAAGTCATCCTGTTCTACGAAACCCTCTGGCTGCAGGCCGGCCCGGCCGGGCATGGCGCGGTGCTGGCCGGTGCCGCCGCGGCGCTGGTGCTGCTGATCGGCCTGGCCTGGGTGATCCTGCGCGGTTCGCGCAAGTTGCCGCTGGCGACCTTCTTCGGCGTCAATGCGGTGCTGCTGTGCGTGCTCTCGGTGGTCTTCGCCGGACACGGCGTCGCTGCGCTGCAGGAGGCCGGGGTGCTCGGTACGCGGCCGGTGGCCTTCTTCGAATTCGACTGGCTGGGCATCCACGCCGATGCCTGGAGCCTGTCGGCGCAGGGGCTGGCGCTGGCCGGCATCGCCCTGCTGTATGGGCGCAGCCTGCGCGGCGAGCGTCGTCGGCTTGCCGAGCAGGCCTAGGCCGGCGAAGGAGGGTCGAGGCGCGCGCGGTGCCTTCGATCCTCCATAGCGTGAACCGTCACCACGACAGAGGGTCAGAGTGGGCCTAGGCTGAGCTCATTTCCCTCTGACGAGTGCACGCATGTCCTCCACTGTTCATTCCACCCATTACGCCGACAGCCCCGATCTGGCGCTGGCGGCCCTGCGCCATCCGCCCCTGGAACAGGCGCTGGCCGCAGCCTGTGCCGAGCTCTCGGTGCAGCAGGCCTATCTGGCCGCCCTGCGCGATCCGGCCATCGGCCCGCAGCCGCGTCTGCTGCTGGCGGTGGAGGGCGCCAACGTGCAGGTGCAACGTCGTCTGGCGGCATTGGTGGCCGAGTTGCTGCCGGATGAGGTCGAGCTGGATCTGATCGAACTGGCCGACGACAACCTCTCGCGTGCGGTGCGCGAGCGCTGCCAGGCCTTCTACAACGCTTGAAGCGCCTCTCTGCCCACGCGGGCTGGCATACTGGCGACCGATTTCTGCTGGAAGGTGCTGCATGCGTGTCTGGATAGACGCCGACGCCTGCCCGAGGGCGGCGCGCGATCAGGTGGTCAAGTTCGCCCTCAAACGGGGTTTCGAAGTGGTGCTGGTGGCGGGCCAGGCCGTGGCGCGGCCGAATTTCGCCTGCGTGAAACTGATCGTGGTACCCAGCGGGCCGGATGCGGCCGACGATCACCTGGTCGAGCATGCCGTGCCCGGCGAGCTGGTGATCTGCAGCGACGTACCGCTGGCCGACCGCCTGGTGAAGAAGGGCGTGGCGGCGCTCGATCCGCGTGGCCGCGAGTTCGACGAGCGCAACATGGGCGAGCGCCTGGCGGTACGTAACCTGTTCACCGATCTGCGCGAGCAGGGCCAGGTCGGCGGCGGCCAGGCGCCCTATTCGGAGAAGGATCGGCAGGCCTTCGCCAATGCGCTGGACCGGATTCTCACGCGGCTGAGCCGTTAGCGGCCCTGGATTGCATCCGGGCGACGGGTGGCCGGCAAACCCTTTTTCAGCCTTGTAGCCCGGATGAAATCCGGAACGGCGGGCAACCGCATCCGAGCTCCGCGCCCTCCTTCAGCCGCACAGATAGGTGCCGGTGCCGACGGCCACCAGCACCCCTTCGTCGTTGTGCAGCTCCATGCGAATCACCGCCACCTTGTTGCCGGCGCGCAGCGGCAGGGCGGTGGCGGTGAAGCGCTGACCGCGGCCGGGGCGCAGGTAGTCGATGCGCAGGTCGATGGTGCCGAGCTTGGACAGCTTGCTCATGCGCTCGGCCGGCGGCAGGTGCTGGTGGTTGGCGAAGGCGCCGATCAGCGCCATGGCGCCACCGCAGACGTCGAGCAGCGAGGAAATCACCCCGCCATGGAGGATGCCGTGGACGAAGTTGCCGATCAGTTCGGGCTTCATCG
Coding sequences:
- a CDS encoding mechanosensitive ion channel family protein codes for the protein MEQLELLVAWREPLVRAGQVLLIILLAWIAQRILTRAISRLGARYSLLPQEVLQPLRGLLRWLIMGSAFMLVLERLGVSATVLWTALTGFTAVAAVAFFAIWSVLSNMFCALLIFTMGPFRIGDTVEVIDSADKPGVKGRVIAINLFYTTLQDLAEDAAGALLQVPNSLFFQKSVRRWR
- a CDS encoding LysE family transporter — its product is MALETWLAFFVACWVISLSPGAGAVASMSAGLQYGFWRGYWNALGLQLGLALQIAIVAAGVGAILAASALAFSLIKWFGVAYLVFLAYKQWVALPSDLDAGATERPSGRPLTLVLRGFLVNASNPKAIVFMLAVLPQFINPHAPLLAQYLVMGLTMIVVDLIVMAGYTGLASRVLRALRTPRQQRVMNRSFAALFAAAAGLLATVKRAAV
- a CDS encoding cytochrome c/FTR1 family iron permease translates to MSRFRFALSWLTLPLLAMLSFLAIGEPLDGAAQALHLIGYIGADYPATVAGGQVIDAGEYQEQLEFLDVLQGLVVALPARAGRDELERGVVDLRQAIAQRQPGEAVAGAARQLGARLAELYQVAQTPILTPDPERGAPLYAQHCSVCHGDTGLGDGPAGIGLEPAPANLRDAARLDRLSLYDLYNTLGLGIEGTDMPAFADQLDERQRWDLAAYIAGFTAASAQSHTRFAMSELAGRTPAEIAAAGGDVAAFRAQRAHPLLEQRGPQQLIGYTRDTLERSLQAYRNGDREQAYDLSVGAYLEGFELVESALDNLDAVQRKTTERALMAYRQALQDGASVAQAAQALEQAKVELEKSAALLADGAMDDSLSFFASLLILLREGLEAILVLAAILAFLRNTGQQQAVRSVHIGWGLALLAGVATWAAAAYLIDISGAQRELLEGATALFASVVLLWVGVWMHDRRHAAAWQDYIKSSLVGGGGRFGFAVLAFFSVYRELFEVILFYETLWLQAGPAGHGAVLAGAAAALVLLIGLAWVILRGSRKLPLATFFGVNAVLLCVLSVVFAGHGVAALQEAGVLGTRPVAFFEFDWLGIHADAWSLSAQGLALAGIALLYGRSLRGERRRLAEQA
- a CDS encoding enhanced serine sensitivity protein SseB C-terminal domain-containing protein, translated to MSSTVHSTHYADSPDLALAALRHPPLEQALAAACAELSVQQAYLAALRDPAIGPQPRLLLAVEGANVQVQRRLAALVAELLPDEVELDLIELADDNLSRAVRERCQAFYNA
- a CDS encoding YaiI/YqxD family protein, translating into MRVWIDADACPRAARDQVVKFALKRGFEVVLVAGQAVARPNFACVKLIVVPSGPDAADDHLVEHAVPGELVICSDVPLADRLVKKGVAALDPRGREFDERNMGERLAVRNLFTDLREQGQVGGGQAPYSEKDRQAFANALDRILTRLSR
- a CDS encoding thioesterase family protein; translated protein: MTQPFVLSPDLQQAVAAFFQRIPFNQVLGIELDELSPERVTMHLPMKPELIGNFVHGILHGGVISSLLDVCGGAMALIGAFANHQHLPPAERMSKLSKLGTIDLRIDYLRPGRGQRFTATALPLRAGNKVAVIRMELHNDEGVLVAVGTGTYLCG